GGCGGAGGACCCGGCATTAATAACAACTATATCTGCCTTCTCCACCGCTTCCATAATAGATTGTTTTAGCTTCTCCCAGTTATCAATGGTAATGGGCCAGCGTAATGGTTCGCCCCCCCAGGTTTGAACCAACGAACCAAAGACCCTGGTGTTATATTCAACAATATCTCCTGGTTTTAAATCTGTACCTGGTTGAACCAATTCCGTACCCGTGGGTAGCAAGGCCACTTTAGGTTTGGGGTGGACTTTAATTCTGCCGACTCCCCCGGCCAAGATACCCCCAATATCCATGGGTCGAATCTTGTGATTGGCAGGTAAAATCATTTCTGTGGCCACCACATCTTCCCCAATGGCCCGTACATGCTGCCAGGGGGCCGCTGCAGAGGTGATTTCAAAAACATCTTCTTCCACAAAGTGAACATCTTCAATCATAATTACTGCATCACAGGCCGCGGGGATAGGATCTCCGGTATCCACAATCTGAGCCTTGTCTCCCAGTTGAATCTTCTTAGGGGTTGCATCTGAGGCTCCAAAGGTAATGGCAGAGTCCACTGCAATACCATCCATAGCCGATGCATTGTAATGGGGAGACGAATTAAAGGCAAAAATAGGCTCTGCGGTAACTCTTCCCAGGGATTCTTCTGCAGCAATTTCTTCTCGCTCAGCCGGCACCAGGGAACCCTTTTCCTCTAAGTGCTTAAGGAGTCCTTCCAAGGCTTCTTCCCAGGGTCGATTATCCAGGTATACATCACGTTTATTTCTCATAGGTTTTTATCTCCTATTCTTATGCAACGGTAAGTTTTTAACTATTCTGTATTTAAAAGAGCCAAACATCCACTAATTCCCCGGCCTCCACCCCTTCTTTCGTTAGGGGAATATGGGCTACTCCGTCGGCTTTAACCATTGTACTGATTAGACCAGATTTACCTAGCACCGGGTCTGCCACAATGGTACCATCTTCTAATCGGCGCAGTGTTACCCTGAGAAAGTCATCCCGACCAGTGGCAGAGTGAATATTACGGGTAATGGCAGCCCTCAGTGGAAAACTTCTGCCGGGTTGACCATCACCGGAGGACTCAATTAATGGCCTGGCTAACAAATCAAATACAATCATAGCCGAGACAGGGTGGCCAGGTAAGCCAAAAACAACTTTACCATCTACCACTGCTCCGATGGAAGGCTTCCCTGGTTTAATGGCAATTCCGTGAAATAAAAGTCCTGGGTTTCCAAGGGTTTCAATTACTTTAGCTGTCACGTCCCGGGTACCCACAGAACTACCACCAGATATTAATACCATTTCATTTTCATGCAAGGCCCCAATTAAGGCTTGACGCAGGGACTCAAAATTATCTTCAATGATCCCGTAAAGGGTCGGACTCCCACCGGCTTGCAAAACCTGTCCATAGAGTGTATAGGAATTAATGTCGCGAACTCTTCCAGGACTTGTGGGTTGATCCGGCGCAATTAACTCATTGCCAGTGGATAGAATACCAACCTTAACAGGCTTTAATACAGGTACTTCGGTTACTCCTACCGCCGCCAGTAACCCGAGGTCCTGTGGGCGTAAGCGATGCTTTGCATTTAATACAACAGCACCTGTGGACACATCTTCACCTCGGCGTACCAAGTTATCTCCCGGAGCCGCCGGTTTAGTGATCCCAATGGTTCTTTTATCCAATTCCTCGGTATATTCCACCATGACCACTGCATCCGCCCCTGGGGGCAACATGCCGCCTGTGGGAATAGCCCAAGCTTGTCCTGCTCCCACTGGACCATGGGCTTCCTCCCCCATTAAGACTTCGCCTGTTACATCCACATAAGAAGGCAAACTTTCGGTTGCCCCGAAGGTATCTCTGGCCCGTACAGCATAACCATCCATGGTGGAACGGTGGAAACCGGGGACATCTTCTTTGGCAGTAATATCCTGGGCCAGTATTCGGTTTAGTCCCTGTAGCAGCGGAATGGTCTCTTCCTTATGCCAGACAGGTAAATGGACTGCTAAAACACTGCGCGCCTGCTGCACAGTTAGTACGTTAAATAACTCCAAAGTAATTCCTCCGTTTTTGAACTTCCTGATATACTAAAAACAGCCTAACTCGCAAGCCTTTAGTTTAATTTTTAATTCATCACAGATATCCCCCACAACCTTAGGGGACACATTATAATCACTGGCAATTTTTCTGGCAGCCGTACAGGAGATTCCACCATCCTTTGCTGTCTCTTTAATGGTTTGTATAATTTTTTCTTTTTGCTCGTCCATTGTAAATCTCCCCTCTCATTGGAATAGAGCCTATTTGTGTTATTATTACAATACAATGTCTAAATATCCTGCCTATTCCAGCAAGTGTTATGTCTATTTTTACATAACGGTGTCGTTATTTCTTCAAAAGGAGAGAAAATCATTGATTATAGGTCTTTCAAACACCGCCTTTGAATACAAAGGAACCATCCAGGACATTATCTGGTTATTTTATCCTGGGGCAGAACTGGTGGCTGAAGATAAGGGAGATTTTTTGCTTCAACTTAATTTATCCCAGGAAGTGGAATTTAATCTTTGGGCCGAGGCACAACTATACGTCAACGGAGCATCCCTGGCCCAGAGAGAAGAAGGTCATCCGCTCATACCAGCAGAAGTCCCTAACGAGCTAAAACGGTTAGCCCGCATGGCTGTTTATAAAATCCTGGTTTCCTATAGTGGAACAACCCCCTCTCCCTGGGGTATTATGACGGGCATTCGTCCCACCAAAGTTGTCCATCGCCTACTGGATCTGGGTTGGAGCAAACAAAACGTGGAGAATTACTTACTGGATAAATATGCTTTAAGACCGGATAAGACACAATTAATTACCTCTGTGACAGAGATTCAACGCCCCTTGCTTTTGTCAAAGAAACAAGCAAAGAAATTGGTAGGGGTCTATATTGGTATTCCTTTCTGTCCTTCCCGCTGTCTTTACTGCTCATTCCCCTCTTATTCCATTAAGCGCCATCGTGATATGGTGGACCCTTTTTTAAAGGCATTGCTGCAGGAAATACAAGTGATTGGTGAAACCCTTAGGTCCCAGGGACTCCTTGTGCAAAGTATTTACTTGGGAGGCGGCACCCCTACCAGCCTGAATTGTGAGCAACTGCAATCTCTGCTTGAGGCCATCCAGTTATCTTTAAAGGACGACAGTACCATCGAAATGACAGTGGAAGGCGGGCGGCCGGATACGTTAAACGAAGATGTTTTTGCTCTATTAGCCAATGCCGGGGTAAATCGGCTGAGCATCAACCCCCAGAGCATGAACCAAAAAACCTTGGACATTATTGGCCGGGCCCATACAGTTGAGGATATATATCGTTCAGTTGAAACGGCAAGAAACTATAAGTTTCCCACCTTGAATATGGACCTAATTATTGGTTTGCCCGGAGAAACCGTTCAAGATGTTGCTCGAACGATGGAAAGCATATTACAACTGAAACCAGAAAACTTAACAGTCCATGCTCTGGCTCTCAAGCGGGCTTCAAACTTGAAACAGCGCCTGGCTGAATTTCCTCTTTTACAGGCCGAGGAAGCTGTGGCCATGTGGCAAGAAACAGCCCGGGGCGCAACCGCCCTTGGCCAACATCCCTATTACATGTATCGCCAGAAACAAATGGTTGGTAATCTGGAAAACATCGGCTATGCCCTGCCTGGCCATGAATGTATCTATAACATTCAGATGATCGAGGAACGCCAAACCATTATTGGCCTGGGTGTAGGTGCCGGTTCTAAATGGATGGACCCAGATACCTGGACTCTGGTAAACGAATATAATGCCAAGGACCCCAGGCAATATGTGGAACGTTTAGATGAGTACATTGAACGCAAACTGCATCATATTAGGGAATTATCGACCAAGCAGTGATAGTTTGTTCTAAAGACGGTAATGAACCGTCTGGTCTGTCAGACTGTTGAAAAAGTAGGCAAAGGGATTTTATTATCTAGAGCGAGCGAAGATAATGAAATTCCTGATAGAGAGGTTTAACAACAAACTCTGAAGGGCCTCCAGTTTAAGAGGCCCTTCTATTACTTCTTATATCCTATAAACACATATTGCCAGGAACCGTTAGAATGCACTTCCCCTTCTATACCCACCTCTGCCAACCCTTTATGAAGCAATACAACTGTTAAAACAAATTGGCTTTACCGCTAAACCTGTTCCCGGAACCAACAGCTATATGATTGAAACTCCTAAAGGTAAAATTTCCTGGTTAAAAGAAAAGTCTATGCTTCAACTGGTTATTTCGTATAAAAATAATCCTAATCAGCTTCGTATGACTTTAAGTAAAATCCTGTAACTTGGTCATAAAAATAGGCCAGCAACTGGCCTAACACTGTATGATTTGTTTTTCGGTTACAATAAATTGAACCGGCTGATCATACTTTCCCATCAATACTGAAAAATTTTCCCTAACCTGAAATTCAAAAGCCAGTGCCACAGTGACAGCATCTTTCCTGAGTCTTGGTATAAAGCGGTCATAATATCCCCCACCGTAGCCCATACGGTTACCTTGGTGATCAAAAACAGTACCCGGCACAACAATAAGGTCAAGTTCCTGCACTTCCACCGGACGTAGGTTTTCCGGAGCTGGTTCCAAGATACCGTAGGAACCGATGCTTAAATCCCCTGGAAAATCCACCAGCAGAGAGGGTGTCATGGACCGATCCACGGCATTCACTACGGGAACTGTAACCCGCTTCCCAGACCTCAGGGCATGGTTTATTAGACTTTCTGTTTTTACTTCCTTGCGAAAATCCAAGTAAACCATTATCGTCTTGGCCCTTCGGTAAGGTTCAAAGGATACTAACCTTTCTACTATCACGCTGCTTTTATCCGCAACTTCGGATTTCTTCAGGGCACTGCGAACTTCCAGTACCTTTTTCCTGATACCTTTCTTATCCACTATAATCTCCCTGGCTAGATTTGATAAACCTTATCACCGGGTACAATACGAACACCATTGGCCTGTAAAAGCTCGATTGCTTCGTCCACCTGCTCAACCCGAAAAACAATCAAGGCAGCAGTGGTGGTTTGTGTGACAAAGGCATATAAATACTCAATATTTATTCCAACCTTCTCCAGTAAACGTAAAATACTGCTTAACCCACCGGGCTGGTCAGAAACTTCCACCGCAATAACATCCGTTGTACTGACTGTAAACCCCTGATCCTTTAGTACCTGATAGGCCAATTGAGGCTTATTCACTATTAAACGCAGAATACCAAAATCTGTCGTGTCGGCAATGGAGAGTGCACGAATATTAATACCATTTTGTCCCAGTACATCTGTTACTTTGGCCAGCCGTCCCTCTTTATTCTCCAGGAATATGGAAATTTGCTGTACTCGCACATTGATTACCCCCTTTTCCTAATTTTTATAATTCCCTTTTATCAATAACTCTTTTCGCCTTACCTTCGCTTCTGGGCAAAGACTTGGGTTCCACCAGTTTAATTTTTGCAGAAATACCCAGTACACTTAAAATACGACTTCGTAATTTTCTCTCTAAAACCTCTAGTCCGGCAATTTTATCGGAAAACATTTTAGAAGAAAGTTCTACATGGATCTCCAAATCATCCATGGAAGCTTTACGATCCACCACCAGAAGATAATGGGGCTCGGTTTCACCAAATTCCAACAATACACTTTCAATTTGAGTTGGGAATACATTTACACCCCGAATAATAAGCATATCATCGGTCCGCCCGGTTATGCGCTCCATACGCAGGTGCGTTCTTCCACAGGCACATTTTTCTGGATAAAGGGCTGAAATATCCCTGGTACGGTAGCGGATGACGGGGAAACCTTCCTTGGTCAGGGTCGTAAAGACCAGTTCTCCCCTTTCACCATAGGGCAAAGGTTCTTCGGTCACTGGGTCAATAATCTCTGGAATAAAATGATCTTCACAAATGTGGAGCCCATTTTTATAGGCACATTCGATGGCTACTCCAGGTCCTAAAACCTCACTTAAGCCGTATATATCATGGGCACGGATGCCAAGTTTCTCTTCTAACTGGTCTCTCATATTGTTGGACCAGGGCTCTGCACCAAAGATACCGGCCTTTAATCTTAGATTTTTAAGGTCTATACCAGCCGCATGAATTTCATCGGCTAGATATAGGGCATAGGAAGGTGTACAGGTTAAAATTGTCGTACCAAAATCCTGCATCAGCATAATCTGACGTGCTGTATTCCCCCCCGAAATGGGCACAATGGTTGCCCCTAAACGTTCGGTACCATAATGAATGCCCAGACCACCAGTAAAAAGCCCGTAACCATAGGAATTTTGTACCACATCTTCTTTGGTCCCGCCCACCATTGTAATACAACGGGCCACCAGATCGGACCATGTTTCCAGGTCTTTTTTGGTATAGCCAACCACAATGGGTTTTCCAGTGGTACCGGATGAAGCATGCATCCGCACAATTTCACTGCGTGGAACAGCAAACAATCCAAAGGGATAGGTATCCCGCAGGTCTTTTTTGGTGGTAAAGGGTAAATATTTTAGATCGCTAAGGGAGCGAATATCCCCAAGAGTTATCCCTTTCTCTTGAAAGGCCTGACGGTAAAAAGGAACATAAGTATAAACCCTTTCTACCAGGCTTTTCAGTCTTTTAAGTTGAATTTCTGCCAACTGCTCCCTCGACATTGTTTCATGATATGCATCCCAATATAAAGACATATCGGCACCTCCATTTTATCAAATTGCCATAAAATTTATAAAGTAGAATTTTTAGGAATTACATTATTTTTTCATCCCATTACCCCCAAAATAGACCCCCTTCCTAGAAAAAATAAAAAACTCCGTCCCAGCAAGGGACGGAGATACATTCCGCGGTACCACCCTAATTGGCCAGAGGCCCCACTTGTAAAGTACGGGAACACATCAAACCAGTAAAGAAACCATAAAAAAACCCCGATCCCCAAGGGACGGAGTTACTTTCCGTGGTACCACCCTAATTGCAAAAAGGCCACTTTACCGGTACGGGACATGATCCGATACCTCTTCCCTTTTAACGGCGGGAAATCCCGTCTGCACCTACTGAACTTTCAGCACAGCAACTCCGGAGGGAACTTCAATCGGCCATACCTTAAAGAAGCTTCCAGTCTCGGCTTCTTCTCCCTGCAAGGCTGGGATGATTTACTTTTCTCCATCATCGGCTTTCCATATCAACTTAGAATTAAATTACCATAGCCCCCGTTCAGAGTCAATGTTTTTTCCGAATTTATTTTACATAGGGACTGTCCAATTTCCGTACAAATTATAGTATGAGTGACAACTTCCTTTAGGTCCCCTGCCCCACTGTTCGGTCTGTGCTTTTCTATACACAATAAAAACCCTTATTATATAAGTTATTAACAGACTTATCCACATTGTCCACAGGACTTCTTCCACAGAACAGTGGATAAGTAAAAAAAGTTGACTCATTTTGTGTATTTTAGTCATTATATTACATTATTCGAGCTTAGTTAATAACCTGGTTTTTATCTTGTTAATAGCGGTCCTCCCCTAAGGGCAAGCTTGGAAGGGCATTTAATGTTAAAGGTGCAAAATCGCCCCTAAGATATTTATAGTAGCCCGCACAGGCAATCATGGCAGCATTATCAGTGCAAAGATTTATAGGCGGGAAAAACACCTGGCAGCCGGCTAAAGCGGCTCTCTCTTGAAGCAATTCCCGAAGACCCTGGTTTGCTGCCACACCACCCGCCAGCATGATGGTTTTAA
This genomic interval from Desulforamulus reducens MI-1 contains the following:
- the glp gene encoding gephyrin-like molybdotransferase Glp, with translation MELFNVLTVQQARSVLAVHLPVWHKEETIPLLQGLNRILAQDITAKEDVPGFHRSTMDGYAVRARDTFGATESLPSYVDVTGEVLMGEEAHGPVGAGQAWAIPTGGMLPPGADAVVMVEYTEELDKRTIGITKPAAPGDNLVRRGEDVSTGAVVLNAKHRLRPQDLGLLAAVGVTEVPVLKPVKVGILSTGNELIAPDQPTSPGRVRDINSYTLYGQVLQAGGSPTLYGIIEDNFESLRQALIGALHENEMVLISGGSSVGTRDVTAKVIETLGNPGLLFHGIAIKPGKPSIGAVVDGKVVFGLPGHPVSAMIVFDLLARPLIESSGDGQPGRSFPLRAAITRNIHSATGRDDFLRVTLRRLEDGTIVADPVLGKSGLISTMVKADGVAHIPLTKEGVEAGELVDVWLF
- the hemZ gene encoding coproporphyrinogen dehydrogenase HemZ, translated to MIIGLSNTAFEYKGTIQDIIWLFYPGAELVAEDKGDFLLQLNLSQEVEFNLWAEAQLYVNGASLAQREEGHPLIPAEVPNELKRLARMAVYKILVSYSGTTPSPWGIMTGIRPTKVVHRLLDLGWSKQNVENYLLDKYALRPDKTQLITSVTEIQRPLLLSKKQAKKLVGVYIGIPFCPSRCLYCSFPSYSIKRHRDMVDPFLKALLQEIQVIGETLRSQGLLVQSIYLGGGTPTSLNCEQLQSLLEAIQLSLKDDSTIEMTVEGGRPDTLNEDVFALLANAGVNRLSINPQSMNQKTLDIIGRAHTVEDIYRSVETARNYKFPTLNMDLIIGLPGETVQDVARTMESILQLKPENLTVHALALKRASNLKQRLAEFPLLQAEEAVAMWQETARGATALGQHPYYMYRQKQMVGNLENIGYALPGHECIYNIQMIEERQTIIGLGVGAGSKWMDPDTWTLVNEYNAKDPRQYVERLDEYIERKLHHIRELSTKQ
- a CDS encoding 5-formyltetrahydrofolate cyclo-ligase, with amino-acid sequence MDKKGIRKKVLEVRSALKKSEVADKSSVIVERLVSFEPYRRAKTIMVYLDFRKEVKTESLINHALRSGKRVTVPVVNAVDRSMTPSLLVDFPGDLSIGSYGILEPAPENLRPVEVQELDLIVVPGTVFDHQGNRMGYGGGYYDRFIPRLRKDAVTVALAFEFQVRENFSVLMGKYDQPVQFIVTEKQIIQC
- a CDS encoding ACT domain-containing protein, producing the protein MRVQQISIFLENKEGRLAKVTDVLGQNGINIRALSIADTTDFGILRLIVNKPQLAYQVLKDQGFTVSTTDVIAVEVSDQPGGLSSILRLLEKVGINIEYLYAFVTQTTTAALIVFRVEQVDEAIELLQANGVRIVPGDKVYQI
- a CDS encoding phenylacetate--CoA ligase family protein; amino-acid sequence: MSLYWDAYHETMSREQLAEIQLKRLKSLVERVYTYVPFYRQAFQEKGITLGDIRSLSDLKYLPFTTKKDLRDTYPFGLFAVPRSEIVRMHASSGTTGKPIVVGYTKKDLETWSDLVARCITMVGGTKEDVVQNSYGYGLFTGGLGIHYGTERLGATIVPISGGNTARQIMLMQDFGTTILTCTPSYALYLADEIHAAGIDLKNLRLKAGIFGAEPWSNNMRDQLEEKLGIRAHDIYGLSEVLGPGVAIECAYKNGLHICEDHFIPEIIDPVTEEPLPYGERGELVFTTLTKEGFPVIRYRTRDISALYPEKCACGRTHLRMERITGRTDDMLIIRGVNVFPTQIESVLLEFGETEPHYLLVVDRKASMDDLEIHVELSSKMFSDKIAGLEVLERKLRSRILSVLGISAKIKLVEPKSLPRSEGKAKRVIDKREL